Part of the Pseudodesulfovibrio hydrargyri genome is shown below.
CGGGCGATGGGCCATTCCACGCCCAGCCCCTTGAATATCTCGGCCCCCACCTCGGCGTGGGCCTTGATGATCGAAAATTCGGCGTCGGTCAGCTCGCCCTGCTTGTTCAGGATGTGGGACGGCACGGCCACCTTGCCGATGTCGTGGACCATGGCCCCCAGGCGCAGCCCGGCGATGTCGTCCTCGGCCATGCCCATGCGCTCGGCGATCATGACCGCGATGTCCGCCGTCCGGTCCATGTGACCCGAGGTGTACGGGTCGCGGAACTCCACCAGCCGGGTGAAGGCGCGCAGGGTTTGCTCGAAGCCGTCCTTGAGCCGGCGCACGATCTCCAGCTCTTTGGCGGCCCGGGCCATCTCGGCATGCTCAATGCCTGCGGATATGGCCATGACCAGGTCGTCCGGGTCGGACGGTTTGGTCAGGAAGCGGAAGATGGCCCCGGTGTTCACGGCCCGGATGGCGGTGTCCATGTCCGCATAGCCGGTCAGGATCATGCGCACGGTGTCCGGGTGGCGGTCGGCGACCTCGGCCAGCAGGGTTATGCCGTCCAGGTCCGGCATCTTGAAGTCCGAAACCACCACGGTGAACGGGCCTTGGGCCTCCATGACCTCCAGGGCCGAGGTCCCGCCCTGGGCGGTATGCAGGTCGAAATGCGCGCGCAGGGTCCTGCGGTGGGCGTCGAGCACCTTGGGCTCGTCGTCCACCATGAGCACCGGGACGTTCCTGAATGCCTCGCGCCAGGCCATCAGTCCACGGTCTCCGGCACGAGCACGGTGAAGGTCTCGGGGATGCCGACCTTTTCCGCGAACATGTGCATGCGGTCTATCTTGTCCTTGGTCAGCTCCAGGCTCTTGCGCACCAGCAGGGCCCCCTGCCTGGAGACCACGTCCTCGTGCAGGACCATGCCCGGGATGAGTTCTTGGAGGGTCACGGTGCGGATGGCGTAGCGGGCCTCCACCCCGAGCATGCCCTCGAGATAGTACATCAGTTCGGGGTCGTACTCCTCAATGGTCTTTTCCATGCTCAGGAAGGCCTTTTGCGGGTTTTCCTCGCGCTGCCGTGCCATGTCGTAGTCCAGGGCGACCTTGAGGATGCGCCCGCCAATGGGGATGTCCTCCTCCTTGAGGTTGTCGCGCGGGGTGCCCGTGCCGTCGAACCCCTTGAGCTGGTAGGCGATCATGTCCGCTATGGAATTAAGCCGGGGCAGCTTGCTCACCAGGCTCTGGGCGATGACCGGATGCATCTCCCACAGCTGCACCTGCTCGGGGGTCAGTTCCCCGCCGGTCTCCAGGGTCTCCAGGGTGCCGGGAGGCAGGATGAGCGTGCCGAGCTGGCAGAGCATGGCCGCGATGTCATAGCGCCACAGGTCCTTGAATTCCTTCTTCTCGGCGAAATAGCGCACGTAGCGGCGCACGCGGTTGATGCGCTCGCCCGCGTGGGGGTTGACCATGGCGGTGATCTCGCTGAGCAGGTCCACGCTGCCCTTGAGGGTCTTTTCCAGCAGGACCCGCTTGGCCGTGACCAGTTCGTACTGGCGGACCGCGTCGGCCACGTTCTGGAGCAGGTTGTCGCGCTCGCACGGTTTGGTCAGGAAGCGGAAGATGTTGCCGTCGTTGACCGCGCGGATGGCGTTGTCCAGGTCCGCGTATCCGGTCAGCATCAGCCGGGTGGTGTCCGGGCTCAGGGTCTTGAGCTCGTTGAGGAACTCGATGCCGTTCATGCCCGGCATCTTGAAGTCCGAGACGGCCGCGGCATAGGGCTTGGTCCGGTCCAGGCGCTTCAGGGCTTCGGCCGGGACGGATTGCACGTCGACCTCGTACAGTTCGCGCAGCTGGCGGCGCAGGGCGGAGAGGACGTTGGGCTCGTCGTCGACGAGCAGGATGCGCGGCTTCATGGCTACCCCCTGTCCAGAATGTCGTCGAGGAGATTCTCGTCGGCGCAGTTGAAGTCGTCGATATCCCGCCAGTGGTCGGAGATATAGTCCAGCCAGGTGTGCAGCCGCGTTTCCTCGAACAGCCGCGGGGCGATGTCCTCCCGGATGCGGATTCGGGAGTAGTCCTTGTGGAAGATCACGCAGTGGTGATCGATGGAGTTGGCCGCGGTGACCACGTTGGGGATGTACTCGTCCGAGGGCCGGTGGTCGTGGTGGTAGCCGATGGCGTGGACCACCTCGTGGGACATGCCCCACAGGCCCATGAGATAGGCCCCCATCTCGGCGTGGGAGGTGCCGAAGACCTCGCGCTCGACGCGATAGACCGGGCCGCCGTTTTCGCGGACCGACTTGAGGACCTGGCCGTATCGCTCGGGGAAATAGTTGATCAGGATGAGCTTGCCCACGTCGTGCAGCAGCCCGGCCATGCGGCAGCTGACGATGACGTTCTTGTCCGCCTTGTCGCACTCGGCGATGAGCCGGGCGATGTTGGCCACCCGGAAGCAGTGCTCCCAGAGCATGTTCAACTTGAGCCCGGTCAGGGCGTGCCCGTCGTAGGAGGTGAACAGGTGGGTGGACAGGATCAGCGCCTTGATGGTCTCCAGCCCGAGCATGGTGATGGCCTTGTGCATGGAGTCGATGTGCGTGGGCAGGCCGAAGAAGGGCGAGTTGACCAGCTTGAGGATCTTGGCCATGAGCCCCACGTCCTGGGTGATGGAGTCCGCGATGCGCTCGATGGACGGCTCGGGCTTGGCCAGTTCGTCGCGGATCTCCTGGAAGACCTTGGGAATGACCGGCAG
Proteins encoded:
- a CDS encoding HD domain-containing phosphohydrolase, whose amino-acid sequence is MAWREAFRNVPVLMVDDEPKVLDAHRRTLRAHFDLHTAQGGTSALEVMEAQGPFTVVVSDFKMPDLDGITLLAEVADRHPDTVRMILTGYADMDTAIRAVNTGAIFRFLTKPSDPDDLVMAISAGIEHAEMARAAKELEIVRRLKDGFEQTLRAFTRLVEFRDPYTSGHMDRTADIAVMIAERMGMAEDDIAGLRLGAMVHDIGKVAVPSHILNKQGELTDAEFSIIKAHAEVGAEIFKGLGVEWPIARMIREHHERLDGSGYPEGLSGDELLLQSKILCVSDIIDAIITHRPYRHGLGKSEAVGYLLEGRGRLFDAQVVDIALALMDEGRIREPGD
- a CDS encoding HD domain-containing phosphohydrolase codes for the protein MKPRILLVDDEPNVLSALRRQLRELYEVDVQSVPAEALKRLDRTKPYAAAVSDFKMPGMNGIEFLNELKTLSPDTTRLMLTGYADLDNAIRAVNDGNIFRFLTKPCERDNLLQNVADAVRQYELVTAKRVLLEKTLKGSVDLLSEITAMVNPHAGERINRVRRYVRYFAEKKEFKDLWRYDIAAMLCQLGTLILPPGTLETLETGGELTPEQVQLWEMHPVIAQSLVSKLPRLNSIADMIAYQLKGFDGTGTPRDNLKEEDIPIGGRILKVALDYDMARQREENPQKAFLSMEKTIEEYDPELMYYLEGMLGVEARYAIRTVTLQELIPGMVLHEDVVSRQGALLVRKSLELTKDKIDRMHMFAEKVGIPETFTVLVPETVD
- a CDS encoding response regulator codes for the protein MNKIRLLFVDDETNVLAALRRMLRNKSDHWDMVLVNSSQAALEALEKARFDVIVSDIKMPGMDGAELLTRVKDAYPGTIRIALSGQVDLNEVIRSIRSVHQYISKPCTAEALVARIEGALLSKEVLTDPEMLKLVTEIDALPVIPKVFQEIRDELAKPEPSIERIADSITQDVGLMAKILKLVNSPFFGLPTHIDSMHKAITMLGLETIKALILSTHLFTSYDGHALTGLKLNMLWEHCFRVANIARLIAECDKADKNVIVSCRMAGLLHDVGKLILINYFPERYGQVLKSVRENGGPVYRVEREVFGTSHAEMGAYLMGLWGMSHEVVHAIGYHHDHRPSDEYIPNVVTAANSIDHHCVIFHKDYSRIRIREDIAPRLFEETRLHTWLDYISDHWRDIDDFNCADENLLDDILDRG